A window of the Pontibacillus yanchengensis genome harbors these coding sequences:
- a CDS encoding MerR family transcriptional regulator, producing the protein MHHEEENNTFLGLTEVQESTGIPKATLKRYMINHEEFIEVKKVGRQNKLNAADIEKLKRIRQLYNDGLKREDINARLRGPEVINHTSTEAQTNEVKEDIKEIKRLLILQLRENEQQKQFNEHLLYEIRQLKNELRRFDEERLTSFENEMNDTIQSLKEVSSSQDAPKGHWFSLSRMFDKQKKE; encoded by the coding sequence ATGCATCACGAGGAAGAAAACAATACATTTCTTGGTTTAACAGAGGTTCAGGAGAGTACAGGAATACCTAAAGCAACTCTAAAGAGATATATGATCAACCATGAAGAGTTTATAGAAGTAAAGAAAGTTGGTAGACAAAACAAATTAAATGCTGCAGATATAGAGAAGCTTAAAAGGATAAGACAACTTTATAATGATGGATTAAAAAGGGAAGATATTAACGCGAGACTAAGAGGTCCAGAAGTCATTAACCATACATCTACGGAAGCTCAAACTAATGAAGTGAAAGAAGATATAAAAGAAATAAAAAGATTGCTGATATTACAACTTCGTGAGAATGAACAGCAAAAACAATTCAACGAACATCTTTTATACGAGATTCGTCAATTAAAAAATGAACTCAGACGTTTCGATGAAGAGCGACTAACATCTTTTGAAAATGAAATGAATGACACCATTCAGTCACTAAAAGAAGTATCTTCCTCCCAAGATGCACCAAAGGGACATTGGTTCAGTCTTAGTCGTATGTTTGACAAACAAAAAAAGGAATAA
- a CDS encoding TlyA family RNA methyltransferase, whose product MPKKVRLDTLLVERGLVETREKAKRTIMAGLVFSENMKMDKPGVKVDEELPLHVKGKAIPYVSRGGLKLEKAIHTFQLNVKDKILIDIGSSTGGFTDCALQNGAKKSYAIDVGYNQLDWKLRNDERVIVMERTNFRYVTAEDLKEGAPNLASIDVSFISLKLILPVLATLLEKDGDVVTLIKPQFEAGREQVGKKGIIRDAKVHKQVLQDILQFAVSKGYVVENITYSPITGGDGNIEFLAHLRMSTTGEGMFQPNVEVERVVQEAHNAH is encoded by the coding sequence ATGCCAAAGAAAGTTAGATTAGATACTCTTCTCGTAGAACGAGGACTCGTGGAAACAAGAGAGAAAGCTAAGCGAACCATAATGGCTGGCTTAGTTTTTTCTGAAAATATGAAGATGGACAAACCTGGAGTAAAAGTTGATGAAGAACTCCCTTTACATGTTAAGGGAAAAGCAATACCTTATGTGAGTCGGGGCGGACTAAAGTTAGAGAAAGCCATTCACACTTTTCAACTTAATGTAAAGGATAAAATATTAATTGATATAGGATCATCAACGGGTGGTTTTACAGATTGTGCTCTTCAAAATGGTGCAAAAAAGAGTTACGCTATCGATGTAGGCTACAATCAGCTAGACTGGAAGCTCCGTAATGATGAGAGGGTTATTGTCATGGAAAGAACCAATTTCCGTTACGTAACCGCAGAAGACCTAAAAGAAGGAGCTCCTAACCTTGCATCCATAGATGTTTCCTTTATATCTTTAAAATTAATTCTCCCTGTTTTAGCTACTTTACTGGAAAAGGACGGCGATGTTGTTACATTGATAAAGCCTCAGTTCGAAGCCGGAAGGGAACAAGTAGGTAAGAAGGGGATTATTAGAGATGCCAAAGTGCATAAGCAAGTGTTGCAGGATATTTTACAATTTGCAGTCTCCAAAGGTTATGTAGTTGAAAATATTACATATTCCCCCATCACAGGAGGAGATGGAAATATAGAATTCTTAGCGCATTTACGTATGAGTACAACTGGAGAAGGGATGTTCCAGCCAAACGTAGAAGTAGAACGTGTGGTACAGGAAGCTCATAATGCTCATTAA
- a CDS encoding exodeoxyribonuclease VII small subunit, which produces MSENNEQVEEVSFEDAMKKLENIVEKLEEGDVPLEKAITYYQEGMKLSKLCNDKLVNVEKQMQEIMNEQGEFESFSVQEEE; this is translated from the coding sequence ATGAGTGAAAATAATGAGCAAGTAGAAGAAGTGAGTTTTGAAGACGCTATGAAAAAGCTCGAAAATATAGTGGAGAAGCTGGAAGAAGGCGATGTACCATTAGAAAAAGCTATTACGTATTACCAGGAAGGCATGAAGCTTTCAAAATTATGTAATGATAAGCTTGTAAATGTAGAAAAGCAGATGCAGGAAATTATGAATGAACAAGGCGAATTCGAATCATTTTCTGTCCAGGAGGAAGAATAA
- the spoIVB gene encoding SpoIVB peptidase, which yields MNYLKAIDIGRKIIGLLLLIVVVSAPFSQPIQTYLSVPNDITMFQHQSQALPTLGSNSVKVKAGDEIINEEANALIGNEAGQSSVMYEMAGLPIKKVNVNVLEDFRVIPGGQSIGVKLHTLGVLVVGHHLVETSSGKVSPGEDADIKIGDILLKINGQEIKQMSDVAPFVEKAGKNKDALKVTMKRNEETFETSLTPHYDEKDKKYRIGLYIRDSAAGIGTMTFYHPDSKKYGALGHVISDMDTKKPIEIHEGTIVRSNVTSIDKGSNGVPGEKHARFTAQKERIGTITRNSPFGIFGQLDKQIENGLMDKPMPIALSHQVKEGPAKILTVVKGEDVKSFDVEIVSTVPQKFPATKGMIIKITDPELLKLTGGIVQGMSGSPIIQDGKVIGAVTHVFVNDPTSGYGVHIEWMLHEAGIDIYNKQKQKAS from the coding sequence GTGAACTACTTGAAAGCAATAGATATAGGTCGCAAAATCATAGGACTCCTGCTCCTGATAGTTGTTGTAAGTGCTCCATTTTCACAACCAATTCAAACCTATTTATCAGTACCAAATGACATTACAATGTTTCAACATCAGTCTCAAGCACTCCCAACATTGGGCTCAAATTCAGTAAAAGTTAAAGCTGGAGATGAGATTATAAATGAAGAAGCAAATGCTCTTATAGGGAATGAAGCTGGACAAAGTTCCGTGATGTATGAGATGGCAGGACTCCCAATAAAAAAAGTTAACGTAAATGTTCTGGAAGATTTTAGAGTTATTCCAGGTGGTCAATCAATAGGCGTTAAGCTTCATACGTTGGGTGTATTGGTTGTAGGTCATCATTTAGTGGAAACCTCTTCAGGTAAAGTTTCCCCGGGTGAGGATGCTGATATTAAAATAGGTGATATTTTATTGAAGATAAATGGGCAAGAAATTAAACAAATGAGTGATGTAGCTCCATTTGTAGAAAAAGCAGGAAAGAATAAAGATGCACTAAAGGTAACAATGAAACGAAATGAAGAAACTTTTGAAACCTCCTTGACTCCACATTATGACGAAAAAGACAAAAAGTATCGTATAGGTTTGTATATTCGTGATTCTGCTGCTGGTATAGGGACGATGACGTTTTATCATCCCGATTCCAAAAAGTATGGTGCGTTAGGTCATGTGATTTCAGACATGGACACAAAGAAGCCAATCGAAATTCATGAAGGTACCATTGTGCGATCGAATGTTACGTCTATCGATAAAGGAAGTAATGGAGTGCCAGGAGAAAAGCACGCCAGATTCACGGCTCAAAAAGAACGCATTGGAACAATTACACGCAATAGTCCTTTTGGAATTTTTGGTCAGCTTGATAAGCAAATTGAAAATGGTTTAATGGATAAGCCTATGCCAATTGCACTTTCACACCAAGTGAAAGAAGGACCAGCAAAAATTCTTACGGTAGTAAAAGGTGAAGATGTTAAGTCATTTGATGTTGAAATCGTTAGTACTGTTCCTCAGAAATTTCCTGCTACGAAAGGTATGATTATCAAAATAACTGATCCGGAGCTATTGAAGTTAACTGGGGGTATTGTTCAAGGGATGAGTGGAAGTCCGATTATCCAAGATGGAAAAGTAATAGGGGCTGTCACTCATGTATTTGTAAATGATCCAACATCAGGTTATGGCGTCCATATTGAATGGATGCTACATGAAGCAGGAATTGATATATACAACAAACAAAAACAAAAAGCGAGTTAA
- the dxs gene encoding 1-deoxy-D-xylulose-5-phosphate synthase has protein sequence MDLERIEDPTFLKNYSNEELENLAASIRTFLIEKLSVTGGHLGANLGVVELTLALHKVFDSPTDKLLFDVGHQSYIHKILTGRTSQFDTLRQYKGLCGFPKRNESEHDVWETGHSSTSLSAAMGMAIARDMKGEDHSILPIIGDGALTGGMALEALNHIGDEKKNIIVILNDNEMSIAHNVGALHNVLGRMRSASKYHWVKDEMEWLLKRIPAVGGKLATAAERVKDTMKYFMVPGMFFEELGFTYYGPVDGHNFEDLLENLQYAKKTEGPVLIHMMTQKGKGYHAAENDQKDKWHGVGPYKIESGEKIKPTDAPPAWSEVISETVRKKARTDNRIAVITPAMILGSKLEKFGEEFPDRLFDVGIAEQHATTLSAGLATQGMKPFLAIYSTFLQRAYDQLIHDVCRQNLNVTFGVDRAGLVGADGETHQGVFDVSFLRALPNMVLMMAKDENEGQHLVHTALEYNDGPVAIRYARGNGLGVPMDEELKTIPIGSWEVLKEGSQVAILTFGTTISMALEASKQLEKQGISAKVINARFIKPMDESMLHDLMRQGMPILTIEEAILKGGFGSGVLEFAEEQEYYDQAIDRMGIPDKYIEHGSVPELYEEIGLTKQEIQNKVKNLLPEKKQRA, from the coding sequence ATGGATTTAGAACGAATTGAAGATCCAACATTTCTGAAAAACTATTCAAACGAAGAGTTAGAAAACTTAGCAGCATCTATAAGAACATTTTTAATTGAAAAATTGTCCGTTACGGGTGGTCATCTTGGTGCGAATCTTGGGGTTGTAGAGCTAACATTGGCTCTACATAAAGTGTTTGATAGCCCTACAGATAAGCTGCTTTTTGATGTGGGACATCAGTCTTATATTCATAAAATACTTACTGGACGGACAAGCCAATTTGACACGTTAAGACAGTATAAAGGTCTGTGTGGTTTCCCAAAGCGCAACGAGAGTGAGCATGATGTTTGGGAAACTGGTCATAGTTCAACTTCCTTATCTGCAGCGATGGGTATGGCAATTGCTCGTGATATGAAAGGGGAAGACCACTCCATCTTGCCTATCATTGGTGATGGTGCATTAACAGGTGGTATGGCGCTAGAAGCTCTTAATCATATTGGTGACGAAAAGAAAAACATCATTGTGATCCTAAATGATAATGAAATGTCGATTGCTCATAATGTTGGTGCACTTCACAATGTCCTCGGTCGGATGCGTAGTGCAAGTAAATACCATTGGGTAAAAGATGAAATGGAATGGCTTCTGAAACGCATTCCAGCTGTAGGTGGAAAATTAGCAACAGCAGCAGAACGGGTAAAGGATACAATGAAGTACTTTATGGTACCAGGTATGTTCTTTGAAGAATTAGGCTTTACTTATTATGGACCAGTGGATGGCCATAATTTCGAGGATCTACTAGAAAACCTTCAGTATGCCAAGAAAACAGAAGGACCAGTATTAATTCATATGATGACCCAAAAAGGAAAAGGTTATCATGCAGCTGAAAATGATCAAAAAGATAAATGGCATGGAGTAGGACCTTATAAAATCGAGTCAGGGGAGAAAATCAAACCGACAGATGCCCCGCCTGCTTGGAGTGAAGTCATTAGTGAGACTGTCCGCAAGAAAGCGAGAACCGATAATCGAATTGCTGTTATTACTCCAGCGATGATTCTTGGTTCTAAGCTTGAAAAATTCGGAGAGGAATTCCCTGATCGTTTATTTGATGTGGGGATTGCAGAACAACATGCTACTACCTTATCTGCTGGTTTAGCAACGCAAGGTATGAAACCTTTCTTAGCGATTTACTCAACCTTTTTACAGCGTGCCTATGACCAATTGATTCACGATGTTTGCCGACAAAATTTAAATGTTACATTTGGGGTTGATCGTGCAGGGTTAGTTGGTGCTGATGGGGAGACGCATCAAGGTGTATTTGACGTATCTTTCCTTCGAGCACTGCCTAATATGGTTTTAATGATGGCGAAGGATGAAAATGAAGGTCAGCATTTAGTTCATACAGCACTAGAATACAATGATGGGCCTGTTGCCATTCGTTACGCACGAGGAAATGGACTTGGTGTTCCTATGGATGAAGAACTTAAGACAATTCCTATTGGTTCTTGGGAAGTATTAAAAGAAGGATCACAAGTCGCTATCCTCACGTTTGGTACAACCATTTCCATGGCATTAGAAGCGAGTAAGCAATTAGAAAAGCAAGGAATATCTGCTAAAGTTATCAATGCAAGATTTATTAAACCAATGGACGAATCAATGTTACACGACTTAATGCGTCAAGGTATGCCAATATTAACGATTGAGGAAGCCATATTAAAAGGTGGATTTGGTAGTGGTGTTCTTGAATTTGCTGAGGAACAAGAATATTATGATCAAGCCATTGACCGAATGGGAATACCTGATAAGTATATTGAGCATGGAAGTGTGCCAGAGTTATATGAAGAGATTGGACTTACTAAACAAGAAATTCAAAACAAAGTGAAAAATTTACTACCTGAAAAAAAGCAAAGGGCTTGA
- a CDS encoding polyprenyl synthetase family protein: MTQALQTYMKDKVELINQQLEQFIYAMQIPERLQDSILYSLRAGGKRIRPILMLAASEAYGGQDNRAISVACAVEMIHTYSLIHDDLPAMDDDDTRRGQPTNHRQYDEATAILAGDGLLTTAFYSITNNERLTDSEKAYLVKELAKASGPEGMVAGQMLDMEGENRTLTLEELEAIHRRKTGELLRFSAVAGAFIGGANAQQLEEIETYANYLGLLFQIQDDILDVIGDEQHIGKPVGSDQTNQKSTYPQLLGLQGALEQKEHYALKAKQSLQKAGVDSSYLEDIIDYISNRYK; the protein is encoded by the coding sequence GTGACGCAAGCTTTACAAACGTATATGAAGGACAAGGTTGAACTAATTAATCAACAATTAGAGCAATTCATATATGCTATGCAAATTCCTGAACGCCTTCAAGACTCTATATTGTATTCCTTACGAGCAGGTGGAAAGCGAATCCGTCCAATACTAATGCTTGCTGCGAGTGAGGCTTATGGAGGTCAGGATAATCGAGCAATTTCTGTTGCTTGCGCCGTAGAGATGATTCACACGTACTCTTTAATTCATGATGATTTGCCTGCGATGGATGATGATGATACTCGCCGTGGACAGCCAACGAACCATAGACAATATGATGAAGCAACAGCCATTTTAGCTGGAGACGGTTTGTTAACAACAGCATTTTATAGCATTACTAATAATGAGAGGTTGACTGATTCAGAAAAAGCTTATTTAGTTAAAGAGCTGGCTAAAGCGAGTGGCCCTGAAGGTATGGTAGCAGGACAGATGTTAGATATGGAAGGAGAGAATCGCACATTAACTTTAGAGGAACTAGAGGCAATTCATCGTAGGAAAACAGGTGAATTATTACGATTCTCTGCTGTAGCAGGCGCTTTTATTGGAGGAGCGAATGCACAACAATTAGAAGAAATCGAAACGTATGCCAATTATCTTGGACTGTTGTTTCAAATTCAAGATGATATCCTCGATGTTATTGGTGATGAACAACATATCGGTAAACCTGTTGGAAGTGATCAAACAAACCAAAAAAGTACATATCCTCAACTTCTAGGTCTTCAAGGGGCTTTAGAGCAAAAGGAACACTATGCTCTGAAAGCAAAGCAGTCTCTACAAAAAGCAGGTGTAGATAGTAGCTATCTGGAGGATATCATTGACTATATTAGTAATAGATACAAATAA
- the spo0A gene encoding sporulation transcription factor Spo0A: MEKIKVCLADDNRELVNMLEDYFDEQSDIEVIGASYNGQECLDMLEDMEPDVLVLDIIMPHVDGLAVLSRMKELGKSKLPNVIMLTAFGQEEVTKKAVDLGASYFILKPFDLDNLSDHIRQVHGLKPNFDSRNRSQRERRPEKKPNLDASITNVIHEIGVPAHIKGYMYLREAISMVYNDIELLGSITKVLYPDIAKKYNTTASRVERAIRHAIEVAWSRGNIDSISSLFGYTVSMTKAKPTNSEFIAMVADKLRLEHMAV, from the coding sequence GTGGAAAAGATAAAAGTTTGTTTAGCCGATGATAATAGGGAATTAGTAAATATGTTAGAGGATTATTTTGATGAACAGTCAGATATTGAGGTCATAGGTGCGTCTTATAATGGTCAAGAATGCCTAGATATGCTTGAAGATATGGAGCCTGATGTACTTGTATTGGATATTATCATGCCTCATGTAGATGGATTAGCTGTACTAAGTCGAATGAAGGAATTAGGTAAATCAAAATTGCCTAACGTAATTATGTTGACAGCATTTGGTCAAGAAGAAGTAACCAAAAAAGCAGTTGATTTAGGTGCTTCTTATTTCATTCTTAAACCGTTTGATTTAGACAATTTAAGTGATCATATTCGCCAAGTTCATGGTCTTAAGCCAAACTTTGATAGCCGTAATCGTTCACAAAGAGAACGTAGACCTGAGAAAAAACCTAATTTAGACGCAAGTATCACAAATGTCATACATGAAATTGGTGTACCTGCACATATTAAAGGATATATGTATCTTCGTGAAGCTATCTCTATGGTATATAACGATATTGAATTATTAGGTTCCATTACAAAAGTCCTTTACCCTGACATCGCTAAAAAATACAATACTACTGCATCTAGAGTGGAGCGTGCCATTCGTCATGCTATTGAAGTAGCCTGGAGTCGTGGCAACATCGATTCCATTTCATCCCTATTCGGTTACACAGTTTCCATGACAAAAGCGAAGCCTACCAACTCTGAGTTTATTGCCATGGTAGCAGATAAGCTTCGTTTGGAACATATGGCCGTGTAG
- the ahrC gene encoding transcriptional regulator AhrC/ArgR, whose protein sequence is MNKGQRHIKIRELIAENDIDTQDELVDRLKNLGYNVTQATVSRDIKELHLVKVPTVEGRYKYSLPADQRFNPFEKLKRLMIDAFVRIDTAGHFIVMKTLPGNANAIGALVDNLDWDEILGTICGDDTCLIICRSEQDSLDIRDRFLDML, encoded by the coding sequence ATGAATAAGGGACAACGACATATAAAAATTAGAGAACTTATTGCTGAGAATGATATTGATACTCAAGATGAGCTTGTTGATCGCCTGAAAAACTTAGGTTATAACGTAACTCAGGCTACAGTATCACGTGATATCAAAGAGCTACACTTAGTAAAAGTTCCTACTGTTGAGGGGCGCTATAAATATAGTTTGCCCGCTGACCAGCGATTTAATCCTTTTGAAAAATTGAAGCGACTTATGATTGATGCGTTTGTACGCATTGATACAGCAGGCCATTTTATTGTAATGAAAACTCTTCCTGGTAACGCCAACGCTATTGGTGCATTAGTTGACAACCTGGATTGGGATGAAATTCTCGGAACAATTTGTGGCGATGATACGTGTCTTATTATTTGTCGTTCTGAGCAGGATAGTCTGGATATTCGTGATCGCTTTCTAGATATGCTGTAA
- the recN gene encoding DNA repair protein RecN, giving the protein MLAELSIKDFAIIDEVSITFREGLTVLTGETGAGKSIIIDAIQLLTGGRGSAEFVRYGTKKAEIEGLFFLEDHQHSAYEKAETFGVEISEDGMLVLNRTISANGKSICRVNGKLVTLAILREFGQTLIDIHTQHETQSLMDVDRHIELLDLYDRQTILQAKEDYRKLYKQFESLKKRHKELSENEQEMAQRLDLLEFQYNELQEANLSPGEDEQLTEERNRMANYEKIYKGLNDAYHALHGEQKALDWLSLALSSLENANDYDDDIASKAEELSNHYYLVEELSYSLRTQLEGLEYNEEELDSIESRLNEINRLKKKYGQSVDEILEYAAKIEDEIDQIKYKDTHVEKLEQELKEKGEDVALEAKHLHDIRAKAAENLKDDIHHELKDLYLEKAAFSVDFSKTNGNANDPLVNGHPIKMGKNGYDLVKFLITTNPGEPLKDIHKVASGGELSRIMLALKRTFSQHQGVTSVIFDEVDTGVSGRVAQAIAEKIHGISSSSQVLCISHLPQVAAMADTHLYIKKDVQDDRTKTIVDELSEPSKIEELGRMISGAEMTETTKIHAKELLDLAEKYKHQSA; this is encoded by the coding sequence GTGTTAGCTGAATTATCCATTAAGGATTTTGCTATAATAGATGAAGTGTCCATAACGTTTCGTGAGGGATTAACTGTATTAACAGGTGAAACTGGAGCAGGTAAATCAATCATCATTGATGCAATTCAATTGCTGACTGGAGGAAGAGGTTCTGCTGAGTTTGTTCGTTATGGCACAAAGAAAGCTGAAATTGAAGGACTGTTTTTCTTAGAGGACCATCAACATAGTGCTTATGAAAAAGCAGAGACGTTTGGTGTAGAAATATCAGAAGATGGAATGCTCGTTTTAAATCGTACCATTAGTGCTAATGGGAAGAGTATCTGTCGAGTTAACGGTAAGTTAGTGACATTAGCTATACTTCGGGAGTTTGGGCAAACGCTTATTGATATACATACTCAGCATGAAACTCAATCCTTAATGGATGTAGATCGCCATATTGAGTTATTGGATTTATACGATCGACAAACCATCTTGCAAGCCAAGGAAGATTATCGAAAGCTATATAAACAATTTGAATCATTAAAAAAGCGACATAAAGAATTAAGTGAAAATGAGCAAGAAATGGCCCAGCGACTTGATTTGCTTGAATTTCAATATAATGAACTTCAAGAGGCGAATCTTTCTCCAGGAGAAGATGAGCAATTAACGGAAGAACGAAATCGTATGGCCAATTATGAAAAGATATATAAAGGATTAAATGATGCCTATCATGCTTTACATGGTGAACAAAAAGCATTAGATTGGCTATCGCTAGCTCTATCTTCACTCGAAAATGCCAATGATTACGATGATGATATTGCATCCAAAGCAGAGGAGCTCTCCAATCATTATTACTTAGTGGAGGAACTATCTTATAGCCTTCGTACTCAATTAGAGGGATTAGAGTATAACGAAGAAGAACTTGATTCAATTGAATCTAGATTGAATGAAATCAATCGTTTAAAGAAAAAATATGGCCAATCCGTAGATGAAATCTTAGAGTATGCAGCAAAAATTGAAGATGAGATTGATCAAATCAAATATAAAGACACCCACGTAGAGAAATTAGAACAAGAGTTAAAAGAAAAAGGAGAAGATGTTGCATTAGAAGCTAAACATCTTCATGACATTCGAGCTAAGGCTGCGGAGAACTTGAAAGACGATATCCACCATGAATTAAAGGATCTTTATTTAGAAAAAGCAGCCTTTAGTGTTGATTTTTCCAAAACAAATGGCAATGCGAACGATCCATTAGTGAATGGTCATCCGATAAAAATGGGGAAAAATGGATACGATTTAGTTAAGTTTTTGATTACAACTAATCCGGGAGAACCACTGAAGGATATTCACAAAGTAGCCAGTGGTGGTGAATTATCCAGAATCATGCTAGCTCTAAAACGCACATTTTCTCAGCACCAAGGTGTAACTTCTGTGATTTTTGACGAAGTTGATACAGGTGTGAGTGGTCGTGTTGCACAAGCAATCGCGGAGAAAATTCATGGAATTTCCTCTTCTTCTCAAGTATTGTGTATTTCCCATTTACCACAGGTAGCCGCAATGGCTGATACACATCTGTATATTAAAAAAGATGTACAAGATGATCGAACCAAGACTATTGTAGACGAACTGTCTGAGCCAAGTAAAATTGAAGAGCTTGGAAGAATGATAAGTGGAGCAGAAATGACAGAAACTACGAAGATTCATGCAAAAGAGCTCTTAGACTTAGCTGAAAAGTACAAACATCAATCTGCTTAA